The Euphorbia lathyris chromosome 8, ddEupLath1.1, whole genome shotgun sequence genome has a window encoding:
- the LOC136202174 gene encoding transmembrane 9 superfamily member 7-like, which yields MAISIWLQSSAMASLSSFLSIFAVLSLLLPSAVNSFYLPGVAPRDFQTGDPLSVKVNKLTSTKTQLPYDFYFLDYCKPSQIMNSAENLGEVLRGDRIENSVYSFEMRKEKFCQVACRLRLDAESAGSFKEKIHDEYRVNMILDNLPVAVIGQLADGSKTYIYEHGFRVGFTVFDPISREEEHFIHNHLSFKVKYHEDPETDSARIVGFEVTPISINHFYKDWNGNNTQLETCSVKIQDTAARQQIAIGEEVVFSYDVSFQSSKIKWASRWDTYLLMNDNQIHWFSIINSVITVLFLSGMVAMIVMKTVHKDITNYNQLDTQDEALEETGWKLVHGDVFRPPPNYGLFCVHVGTGIQVFGMILVTMIFALLGFLSPANRGGLMTVMVLLWVFMGSLAGYSSARLYKMFNGTHWKKLTFKTAFMFPGILFTIFFLLNALIWGEKSSGAVPFGTMFTLVLLWFGISVPLVFIGSYIGFKNSTIENPVKTNKIPRQIPTKPWHMKPLIAILTGGILPFGAVFVELYFILTSIWLNQFYYLFGFVFIVFVILIITCAEITIVMCYLQLCSEDYEWWWRAYFTAGSSALYLFLYSIFYFFTSLEITKLVSAILYFGYMLIGSYTFFVLTGSTGFYACFWFVRNIYSSLKID from the exons ATGGCGATTTCTATTTGGCTTCAATCCTCTGCTATGGCTTCCCTCTCATCCTTTCTTTCAATTTTCGCTGTTCTATCTCTGCTCTTACCTTCTGCTGTTAATTCTTTCTATCTCCCTGGAGTTGCCCCTCGCGATTTTCAGACg GGAGATCCTCTATCCGTGAAGGTGAACAAGCTTACATCTACCAAGACTCAGCTTCCTTATGACTTCTATTTCCTTGATTATTGTAAGCCATCACAAATCATGAATAGCGCAGAAAATCTCGGTGAAGTTCTTCGAGGAGATCGTATTGAGAATTCTGTCTACTCT TTTGAAATGAGGAAGGAGAAGTTCTGTCAAGTCGCCTGTCGGTTAAGATTAGATGCTGAATCTGCAGGGAGTTTCAAGGAGAAGATTCATGATGAATATCGTGTTAATAT GATTTTGGATAACCTTCCAGTTGCGGTTATTGGTCAACTTGCAGATGGAAGTAAAACATACATTTATGAGCATGGATTTCGAGTTGGATTCACAGTTTTTGACCCTATA AGCCGAGAAGAGGAACATTTTATTCATAATCACTTGAGCTTCAAGGTCAAGTATCATGAGGATCCTGAGACTGATTCTGCTCGCATTGTTGGTTTTGAAGTTACTCCGATCAG CATAAATCATTTCTACAAGGATTGGAATGGGAACAATACTCAGTTGGAAACATGCAGTGTCAAAATCCAAGATACTGCTGCTCGACAACAGATTGCTATTGGTGAAGAGGTTGTGTTTTCATATGATGTCTCTTTTCAG TCCAGTAAAATCAAATGGGCGTCCCGCTGGGACACATATCTCCTTATGAATGACAATCAGATCCATTGGTTCTCCATTATCAACTCTGTAATTACTGTCCTATTCCTTTCGGGCATGGTTGCCATGATTGTGATGAAGACAGTCCACAAAGACATTACAAACTACAATCAGTTGGACACTCAGGACGAGGCTTTAGAAGAAACGGGCTGGAAATTAGTACACGGGGATGTTTTCCGGCCACCTCCTAATTATGGACTATTTTGTGTACATGTTGGAACTGGCATCCAAGTTTTTGGAATGATCCTTGTTACAATGATTTTCGCATTGCTCGGTTTCCTTTCACCAGCAAACCGCGGAGGCCTAATGACAGTCATGGTCCTTCTGTGGGTTTTCATGGGCTCATTAGCAGGATACTCCTCAGCTCGTCTATATAAAATGTTCAACGGCACACATTGGAAAAAACTTACCTTCAAAACAGCTTTCATGTTCCCTGGTATACTCTTTACCATATTCTTTCTACTAAATGCACTAATTTGGGGTGAGAAATCTTCTGGTGCTGTTCCTTTTGGTACAATGTTTACCTTAGTACTCCTATGGTTTGGTATATCAGTACCATTAGTTTTCATAGGCAGTTACATCGGTTTCAAAAACTCAACAATTGAAAATCCAGTTAAAACCAACAAAATCCCAAGACAGATACCAACTAAACCATGGCATATGAAACCGTTAATCGCGATTCTCACAGGAGGAATACTTCCATTTGGTGCAGTATTCGTTGAATTATACTTCATCTTGACATCTATATGGCTAAACCAGTTCTATTACTTGTTCGGTTTCGTGTTTATAGTGTTTGTGATTCTAATCATCACTTGTGCAGAGATAACAATAGTAATGTGCTACTTACAACTATGCAGTGAAGATTATGAGTGGTGGTGGAGAGCTTACTTCACTGCTGGTTCATCTGCTCTCTACCTGTTTTTATACTCCATCTTCTATTTCTTCACTAGCCTGGAAATTACAAAGCTGGTATCTGCTATTCTTTACTTTGGTTATATGTTAATTGGATCATACACATTCTTTGTCTTGACTGGATCAACTGGTTTTTATGCATGTTTCTGGTTTGTAAGAAATATATACTCCTCTCTCAAGATTGATTAG
- the LOC136202629 gene encoding WD-40 repeat-containing protein MSI4, producing MEPQVPKKRGRKPKPKEEKDQQQQQQQLSAGKMKEGKKAHQNSIDEKYTQWKSLVPVLYDWLANHNLVWPSLSCRWGPQLEQATYKNRQRLYLSEQTDGSVPNTLVIANCEVVKPRVAAAEHIAQFNEESRSPFVKKYKTIIHPGEVNRIRELPQNSRIVATHTDSPDVLIWDVEAQPNRHAVYGATNSRPDLILTGHQDNAEFALAMCPTEPFVLSGGKDKSVVLWSIQDHITSASDPATAKTAGSDGSIIKRAGDGNDKAADSPSVGPRGIYQGHEDTVEDVAFCPSSAQEFCSVGDDSCLILWDARVGSSPAVKVEKAHNADLHCVDWNPQDDNLILTGSADNSVRMFDRRNLISNGVGSPVYKFEGHKAAVLCVQWSPDKSSVFGSSAEDGLLNIWDYEKVGKKTERPTRAPSSPAGLFFQHAGHRDKVVDFHWNASDPWTIVSVSDDCDSTGGGGTLQIWRMSDLIYRPEEEVLAELEKFKSHVIACASKP from the exons ATGGAGCCTCAAGTGCCGAAAAAGCGAGGCCGAAAACCCAAGCCCAAAGAGGAGAAAGATCAACAGCAGCAGCAACAACAGCTGAGTGCCGGGAAAATGAAGGAAGGAAAGAAGGCACATCAGAATAGTATTGATGAGAAGTACACTCAATGGAAGTCTTTGGTTCCTGTACTTTATGATTGGCTCGCTAATCATAATCTCGTTTGGCCTTCTCTTTCGTGCCG GTGGGGTCCACAGCTTGAGCAAGCTACTTACAAGAATCGGCAGCGTCTCTACCTTTCGGAGCAG ACTGATGGTAGTGTTCCAAATACTTTGGTCATTGCAAACTGTGAAGTTGTGAAGCCTAGAGTTGCTGCTGCAGAGCATATAGCTCag TTTAACGAAGAGTCACGATCTCCATTTGTGAAGAAGTACAAAACCATCATACATCCTGGAGAG GTTAACAGAATCAGGGAACTCCCACAAAATAGCAGGATAGTGGCTACTCATACTGACAGCCCTGAC GTTCTCATATGGGATGTTGAAGCACAGCCTAATCGCCATGCTGTTTATGGCGCTACAAATTCTCGTCCTGATTTG ATTTTGACAGGACATCAAGATAATGCGGAATTTGCTCTTGCAATGTGTCCAACTGAACCCTTTGTGCTTTCTGGAG GGAAGGACAAGTCAGTAGTTTTGTGGAGCATCCAGGACCATATAACATCTGCCAGTGACCCAGCAACAGCCAAAACTGCAGGATCTGATGGATCAATTATTAAAAGGGCTGGGGATGGTAATGACAAAGCTGCTGACAGCCCTTCTGTAGGGCCACGTGGTATCTACCAGGGGCATGAAGATACAGTAGAAGATGTGGCATTTTGTCCATCCAG TGCACAGGAGTTTTGTAGTGTTGGTGATGATTCTTGCCTTATATTGTGGGATGCTCGAGTTGGCTCTAGCCCAGCAGTCAAG GTTGAAAAGGCACATAATGCTGACCTTCACTGTGTTGATTGGAATCCCCAGGATGATAACCTTATCTTAACTGG gTCAGCAGATAATTCTGTTCGCATGTTTGATCGTCGGAATCTCATTTCAAATGGAGTTGGAAGTCCTGTTTATAAGTTTGAGGGTCACAAAGCAGCTGTTCTTTGTGTACAG TGGTCCCCAGACAAGTCATCTGTTTTTGGAAGTTCTGCTGAGGATGGCCTCTTAAACATCTGGGATTATGAGAAG GTTGGTAAGAAGACAGAGCGTCCAACTAGAGCTCCAAGCTCTCCTGCTGGATTATTTTTCCAACACGCAGGGCACAG GGATAAAGTCGTAGATTTTCATTGGAATGCATCTGATCCCTGGACAATAGTAAGTGTATCAGATGACTGTGACTCCACTGGAGGTGGGGGGACATTACAG ATATGGCGAATGAGTGATTTGATCTATCGGCCAGAAGAGGAGGTGTTGGCAGAGCTTGAGAAGTTCAAGTCACATGTGATTGCATGTGCTTCAAAGCCTTGA